From Drosophila yakuba strain Tai18E2 chromosome 2L, Prin_Dyak_Tai18E2_2.1, whole genome shotgun sequence, one genomic window encodes:
- the LOC6528879 gene encoding uncharacterized histidine-rich protein DDB_G0274557 produces MHLPQGALSFLFITCMMFVLAGGHPSSDKLKIRIHVPVKHHTHVHTKTVIKKVPLPIPVPVKEHHHEPKKHHSSRSHHHHHHHEDDQDDDFEGYEYPIKAKRRTRHPFV; encoded by the exons ATGCATTTGCCCCAAGGA GCATTGAGCTTTCTGTTCATCACTTGCATGATGTTCGTACTGGCAGGCGGCCATCCATCAAGCGACAAGCTGAA GATCCGAATTCACGTGCCGGTGAAGCACCACACACATGTGCACACGAAGACGGTCATTAAGAAGGTTCCGTTGCCCATTCCGGTGCCGGTCAAGGAACACCACCACGAGCCGAAGAAGCAccacagcagccgcagccaccaccaccaccaccaccacgagGACGACCAGGACGACGATTTCGAGGGCTACGAGTACCCCATCAAGGCCAAGCGGCGCACGCGGCATCCCTTTGTCTGA